One part of the Strix aluco isolate bStrAlu1 chromosome 31, bStrAlu1.hap1, whole genome shotgun sequence genome encodes these proteins:
- the ACCS gene encoding 1-aminocyclopropane-1-carboxylate synthase-like protein 1 isoform X1, with protein sequence MDFRGKKYERGSNWSDPEVVELLQLWADESVQMELESCLRNQHVFNRIAEVLREKGIHRTGDQCREKIKKMKLEYRRIKDNSKAPRGGRTWKFYEVMDRVLTSRPALAYGSLGGSMMAQQVLQGSMVESYHHQFASSGLPFGHSQHPELMEIKCEEVNSDEHCLTPEPPPAMPYQQGSPEEHEMERAFLERAQNDSPISRVEIPIETSVSPSGFSESNMANSSRIQNVVPRPGFSALHRLRKKRKGQRVKDPLDDLLLKTLTSQRAMEERFLQMEERRFQRDLDVEERRMQLEQRRFELEREHEFRMFNVFAQMLSILKQSHSGSSSSLAMPRGLDFSQALSEIAGMGGGGGGDLQELRARPLTERRVDMHGFCNPGDFQRSPYLSARGNIANVFRGSTEEGYKAYHADKYDEDKNPNGIINFGTSENKLCFDLMSKRLTQTDMNLMEPPLLQYPDWKGHMFLREEVARFLTYYCKAPAPLKAENVIVLNGCGSLFSALATVLCDPGEAVLIATPFYGGITQSVFLYGNVKLVYAYLDSKITGTSTRPFQLTVEKLEKALQDARAEGVTVRALILLNPQNPLGDIYSLSELRDYLEFAKRHELHVIVDEIYMLSVFDESATFHSVLGMDRLPDPQRTHVMWGISKDFAVSGIRFGTLYTENQDVANAVGSLCYFHGVCGPVQHKVAQLLRDRDWINQVYLRANHARLKAAHTYVTDELKTLGVPFLNRNAGFFVWIDFRKYLRTGTFEEEMLLWRRFLDNKVLLSCGKAFECSEPGWFRIIFADKTHRLQLGMQRIRKVLEEREQEILAEEKEQPCQSDQDGKADSTDEVIFVSRHQEPTCAGSSNLGDLIGLLQQQMRSSDWLQKNTAEQFAQEKPEIYDVFSKLVGKQ encoded by the exons ATGGATTTTCGGGGGAAGAAGTACGAGCGCGGCAGCAACTGGTCGGACCCCGAGGTggtggagctgctgcagctctgggccGACGAGTCGGTGCAGATGGAGCTGGAGAGCTGCTTGCGCAACCAGCACGTCTTCAACCGCATCGCCGAGGTGCTGCGGGAGAAGGGCATCCACCGCACGGGCGACCAGTGCCGGGAGAAGATCAAGAAGATGAAGCTGGAGTACCGGCGGATCAAGGACAACAGCAaggccccgcggggcggccggACCTGGAAGTTTTACGAGGTGATGGACCGGGTGCTGACGAGCCGGCCCGCCCTGGCCTACGGCTCCCTGGGCGGCAGCATGATGGCGCagcaggtgctgcagggcagcatGGTGGAGAGCTACCACCACCAGTTCGCCTCCTCGGGCCTGCCCTTTGGACACTCCCAGCACCCCGAACTGATGGAAATCAAATGTGAGGAGGTGAACTCTGATGAGCACTGCTTGACCCCAGAGCCCCCACCAGCCATGCCTTACCAGCAGGGCTCCCCTGAAGAGCATGAGATGGAGAGAGCCTTCTTGGAGAGGGCCCAGAACGACTCTCCCATCTCCAGGGTGGAGATTCCCATTGAAACCAGTGTTTCACCTTCAG GTTTCAGTGAGTCCAACATGGCAAACTCCTCACGGATCCAGAACGTGGTTCCCCGGCCTGGCTTCTCTGCCTTGCATCGGCTGAGAAAAAAACGGAAAGGCCAGCGTGTGAAGGACCCGCTGGATGATCTCCTGCTGAAGACCCTGACGTCTCAGCGGGCCATGGAAGAGCGCTTTCTGCAGATGGAAGAACGCCGATTTCAGCGAGATTTGGATGTGGAGGAGCGTCGGATGCAACTGGAGCAGCGCCGGTTTGAGCTGGAGCGGGAACATGAGTTTCGCATGTTCAATGTCTTTGCTCAGATGCTCAGCATCCTAAAGCAGAGCCACAGcggctcttcctcctcgcttGCGATGCCTCGGGGCTTGGACTTCAGCCAGGCACTCTCCGAAATTGCGggaatgggaggaggaggagggggcgaCCTGCAAGAGTTGAGGGCTCGGCCGCTTACCGAGAGGAGGGTTGACATGCACGGCTTCTGTAACCCCGGTGACTTCCAGAGAAGCCCCTACCTGTCTGCTCGCGGCAACATTGCCAACGTTTTTCGTGGCTCCACTGAGGAAGGGTACAAAGCTTATCATGCTGACAAGTACGATGAAGACAAGAACCCCAAT ggTATCATAAACTTTGGGACCAGTGAGAATAAACTCTGCTTTGACCTGATGTCTAAGCGG CTGACACAGACCGATATGAATCTGATGGAGCCTCCACTGCTTCAGTATCCCGACTGGAAGGGACATATGTT TTTACGGGAGGAAGTGGCTCGATTTTTGACCTATTACTGCAAGGCCCCTGCACCTCTTAAGGCAGAAAAT GTGATTGTTTTAAATGGTTGTGGctctttattttctgcattaGCTACAGTCCTTTGTGATCCAGGGG AAGCTGTTCTGATTGCTACTCCCTTTTACGGTGGTATTACCCAGAGTGTCTTCCTCTATGGTAATGTCAAGCTGGTCTATGCCTATTTAGACAGTAAG ATTACTGGAACTAGCACTCGCCCTTTTCAGCTTACAgtggaaaaactggaaaaagccTTGCAGGATGCCCGGGCAGAG GGTGTCACTGTAAGGGCCTTAATTCTTCTGAATCCCCAAAATCCTCTTGGGGACATCTACTCCTTGTCAGAGCTACGGGATTACCTGGAATTTGCTAAAAG ACATGAATTGCATGTGATAGTAGATGAGATCTACATGCTGTCAGTTTTTGATGAATCAGCCACGTTTCACAGTGTCCTAGGCATGGACAG ATTGCCTGATCCACAGCGGACTCATGTCATGTGGGGAATAAGCAAG GATTTTGCTGTCTCTGGGATTCGTTTTGGTACTTTATATACAGAGAACCAAGATGTTGCTAACGCTGTGGGTTCTTTGTGTTATTTCCACGGGGTTTGTGGACCTGTCCAGCACAAGGTGGCACAGCTGCTTAGAGACAGAG ACTGGATCAACCAGGTGTACCTGAGGGCCAACCATGCCCGCCTAAAAGCTGCCCATACGTATGTGACAGATGAGCTGAAGACACTTGGAGTTCCTTTTCTCAACCGCAATGCAGGCTTCTTTGTCTGGATTGATTTCCGAAAG TACCTTAGGACAGGCACATTTGAGGAGGAGATGCTGCTCTGGAGGCGTTTTCTGGATAACAAGGTCCTCCTGTCCTGCGGTAAAGCCTTTGAATGCAGTGAACCTGGATGGTTCCGCATCATCTTTGCTGACAAGACCCACCGGCTACAGTTGG GTATGCAACGGATCCGCAAGGTTTTGGAAGAGCGGGAGCAGGAGATACTGGCTGAGGAGAAGGAGCAGCCTTGCCAGTCAGATCAGGATGGCAAAGCAGATAGCACAGATGAAGTCATTTTTGTGTCCCGCCACCAGGAGCCTACCTGTGCCGGTAGCTCCAACCTTGGTGACCTCATTGGCCTCCTGCAGCAACAGATGCGTTCGTCTGACTGGCTACAGAAAAATACAGCCGAGCAGTTTGCACAGGAAAAGCCAGAGATCTACGACGTGTTCAGCAAACTGGTGGGGAAGCAGTAA
- the ACCS gene encoding 1-aminocyclopropane-1-carboxylate synthase-like protein 1 isoform X2, whose amino-acid sequence MANSSRIQNVVPRPGFSALHRLRKKRKGQRVKDPLDDLLLKTLTSQRAMEERFLQMEERRFQRDLDVEERRMQLEQRRFELEREHEFRMFNVFAQMLSILKQSHSGSSSSLAMPRGLDFSQALSEIAGMGGGGGGDLQELRARPLTERRVDMHGFCNPGDFQRSPYLSARGNIANVFRGSTEEGYKAYHADKYDEDKNPNGIINFGTSENKLCFDLMSKRLTQTDMNLMEPPLLQYPDWKGHMFLREEVARFLTYYCKAPAPLKAENVIVLNGCGSLFSALATVLCDPGEAVLIATPFYGGITQSVFLYGNVKLVYAYLDSKITGTSTRPFQLTVEKLEKALQDARAEGVTVRALILLNPQNPLGDIYSLSELRDYLEFAKRHELHVIVDEIYMLSVFDESATFHSVLGMDRLPDPQRTHVMWGISKDFAVSGIRFGTLYTENQDVANAVGSLCYFHGVCGPVQHKVAQLLRDRDWINQVYLRANHARLKAAHTYVTDELKTLGVPFLNRNAGFFVWIDFRKYLRTGTFEEEMLLWRRFLDNKVLLSCGKAFECSEPGWFRIIFADKTHRLQLGMQRIRKVLEEREQEILAEEKEQPCQSDQDGKADSTDEVIFVSRHQEPTCAGSSNLGDLIGLLQQQMRSSDWLQKNTAEQFAQEKPEIYDVFSKLVGKQ is encoded by the exons ATGGCAAACTCCTCACGGATCCAGAACGTGGTTCCCCGGCCTGGCTTCTCTGCCTTGCATCGGCTGAGAAAAAAACGGAAAGGCCAGCGTGTGAAGGACCCGCTGGATGATCTCCTGCTGAAGACCCTGACGTCTCAGCGGGCCATGGAAGAGCGCTTTCTGCAGATGGAAGAACGCCGATTTCAGCGAGATTTGGATGTGGAGGAGCGTCGGATGCAACTGGAGCAGCGCCGGTTTGAGCTGGAGCGGGAACATGAGTTTCGCATGTTCAATGTCTTTGCTCAGATGCTCAGCATCCTAAAGCAGAGCCACAGcggctcttcctcctcgcttGCGATGCCTCGGGGCTTGGACTTCAGCCAGGCACTCTCCGAAATTGCGggaatgggaggaggaggagggggcgaCCTGCAAGAGTTGAGGGCTCGGCCGCTTACCGAGAGGAGGGTTGACATGCACGGCTTCTGTAACCCCGGTGACTTCCAGAGAAGCCCCTACCTGTCTGCTCGCGGCAACATTGCCAACGTTTTTCGTGGCTCCACTGAGGAAGGGTACAAAGCTTATCATGCTGACAAGTACGATGAAGACAAGAACCCCAAT ggTATCATAAACTTTGGGACCAGTGAGAATAAACTCTGCTTTGACCTGATGTCTAAGCGG CTGACACAGACCGATATGAATCTGATGGAGCCTCCACTGCTTCAGTATCCCGACTGGAAGGGACATATGTT TTTACGGGAGGAAGTGGCTCGATTTTTGACCTATTACTGCAAGGCCCCTGCACCTCTTAAGGCAGAAAAT GTGATTGTTTTAAATGGTTGTGGctctttattttctgcattaGCTACAGTCCTTTGTGATCCAGGGG AAGCTGTTCTGATTGCTACTCCCTTTTACGGTGGTATTACCCAGAGTGTCTTCCTCTATGGTAATGTCAAGCTGGTCTATGCCTATTTAGACAGTAAG ATTACTGGAACTAGCACTCGCCCTTTTCAGCTTACAgtggaaaaactggaaaaagccTTGCAGGATGCCCGGGCAGAG GGTGTCACTGTAAGGGCCTTAATTCTTCTGAATCCCCAAAATCCTCTTGGGGACATCTACTCCTTGTCAGAGCTACGGGATTACCTGGAATTTGCTAAAAG ACATGAATTGCATGTGATAGTAGATGAGATCTACATGCTGTCAGTTTTTGATGAATCAGCCACGTTTCACAGTGTCCTAGGCATGGACAG ATTGCCTGATCCACAGCGGACTCATGTCATGTGGGGAATAAGCAAG GATTTTGCTGTCTCTGGGATTCGTTTTGGTACTTTATATACAGAGAACCAAGATGTTGCTAACGCTGTGGGTTCTTTGTGTTATTTCCACGGGGTTTGTGGACCTGTCCAGCACAAGGTGGCACAGCTGCTTAGAGACAGAG ACTGGATCAACCAGGTGTACCTGAGGGCCAACCATGCCCGCCTAAAAGCTGCCCATACGTATGTGACAGATGAGCTGAAGACACTTGGAGTTCCTTTTCTCAACCGCAATGCAGGCTTCTTTGTCTGGATTGATTTCCGAAAG TACCTTAGGACAGGCACATTTGAGGAGGAGATGCTGCTCTGGAGGCGTTTTCTGGATAACAAGGTCCTCCTGTCCTGCGGTAAAGCCTTTGAATGCAGTGAACCTGGATGGTTCCGCATCATCTTTGCTGACAAGACCCACCGGCTACAGTTGG GTATGCAACGGATCCGCAAGGTTTTGGAAGAGCGGGAGCAGGAGATACTGGCTGAGGAGAAGGAGCAGCCTTGCCAGTCAGATCAGGATGGCAAAGCAGATAGCACAGATGAAGTCATTTTTGTGTCCCGCCACCAGGAGCCTACCTGTGCCGGTAGCTCCAACCTTGGTGACCTCATTGGCCTCCTGCAGCAACAGATGCGTTCGTCTGACTGGCTACAGAAAAATACAGCCGAGCAGTTTGCACAGGAAAAGCCAGAGATCTACGACGTGTTCAGCAAACTGGTGGGGAAGCAGTAA